One window of the Mycobacterium xenopi genome contains the following:
- a CDS encoding cob(I)yrinic acid a,c-diamide adenosyltransferase, translating into MAVHLTRIYTRTGDDGTTGLSDFSRVSKNDLRLVAYADCDEANAAIGVAIALGRPDAQIADVLRQIQNDLFDAGADLSTPVVENPEHPPLRITQPYIDRLEKWCDQYNADLPALNSFVLPGGSPLSALLHVARTVVRRAERSAWAAVDAYPSGVSALPAKYLNRLSDLLFILSRLANPDGDVLWQPGGGQAGQPEN; encoded by the coding sequence ATGGCCGTTCACCTCACCCGCATCTATACCCGTACCGGCGACGACGGGACTACCGGTTTGAGTGACTTCTCGCGGGTCTCGAAGAACGATCTCCGACTGGTGGCATATGCCGACTGCGACGAAGCGAACGCGGCAATCGGTGTCGCCATCGCACTGGGCCGGCCAGACGCGCAAATCGCTGACGTGCTCCGGCAAATCCAAAACGACCTGTTCGATGCCGGGGCGGACCTCTCGACTCCCGTCGTGGAAAACCCCGAGCATCCGCCGCTGCGCATCACCCAGCCCTACATCGACCGGCTGGAGAAGTGGTGCGACCAGTACAATGCGGATCTGCCAGCGTTGAATTCCTTTGTGCTGCCCGGGGGTTCACCGCTGTCCGCGCTCCTGCACGTTGCGCGCACTGTGGTGCGCCGCGCCGAGCGTTCGGCGTGGGCAGCGGTGGATGCTTATCCCTCAGGGGTCAGCGCGCTGCCGGCAAAGTATCTAAATAGGCTCTCAGACTTGCTGTTCATACTGTCGAGGTTGGCCAACCCCGATGGCGACGTACTTTGGCAGCCAGGCGGTGGGCAAGCGGGGCAGCCCGAGAACTGA